Part of the Phocoena phocoena chromosome 8, mPhoPho1.1, whole genome shotgun sequence genome, TCTATCCTGGTCTTCCTGGGCTGTTCAGCAACCCCTGCCGGCAGCCTCCGCCTTTGATCTCTCTTTAGCTGCTGCCTCCATGCCTGCTGAGGCGTGGGACCAGGGAGCAGGGGAGAGGACCCCCCATTGCAGCCTCCAGAACGAAAGGATTATGTGAGAGGCCAGGTGCCTCCGTGCACAAGGAATTGGGAAGTGTTCACCTGGACATGCGTGTCCCATGTGTTTGTACTTCCTGTGGGAGGAGTCATGGTTGGCTTGGGTTAGTACTGGAGACCCGGCTCTGGGGCCACCGCCCTGCATCCTTGGTTTCTCCATAGGATCAGTGAGTGATGTCTTTGGGGCAAAGGAGATGAGGGCGCTAGCAGTCTGATGGCCTGATTGTCTCCTTCCCCAGGAGCCTGAAAGACAGCCTTGAGCCAGACGTCAGCAATATGAACTTCCTGGAAAAGCTGGGCCCTTTGAATGGGCAGGGGAGGGAGCCTCCCGGGCTTCCACACGACCCGGTGGGCATGCGGCAGCAGCTGCAGGAGGAgctggaggaagtgagggagcGTCTGGAGCCCTACATGGCGGAGGTGCACGAGCGCGTGGGTTGGCACCTGGAGGGGTTGCGGCGGCAGCTGCAGCCCTACACAGTGGAGCTGATGGAGCAGGTGGCCCTGCGCGTGCAGGAGCTGCAGGAGCAGCTGCGCGTGGTCGGAGAGGGCACCAAGGCCCAGCTGCTGGGGGGCGTGGAAGAGGCGCGGAGCCTGCTGCAGGAGCTGCAGGACCGCGTGGCAAACCACACTGGCCGCGTCAAGGCGCTCTTCCACCCGTACGCGGAGCGCCTGGTGACTGGCATCGGGCACCACGTGCAGGAGCTGCACCGCAGCGTGGCGCCGCACGCGGCCGCCAGCCCGGCGCGCCTCAGCCGCTGCGTGCAGGTGCTCTCGCGCAAGCTCACGCTCAAGGCCAAGGCTCTGCACACACGCATCCAGCAGAACCTCGACCAGCTGCGCGAAGAGCTCAGTGTCTTTGCTGGCGCCGGTGCTGACGGTGCGGAGGAAGAGGCCCAGCCGGACCCCCAGGTGCTGTCTCAGGAGGTGCGCCAACGACTCCAGGCTTTCCGCCACGACACCTTCCTGCAGATTGCCGCCTTCACCCACGCCATTGACCAAGAGACCAAGCAGATCCAGCAGCAGCTGGCGCCGCCTCCCCCAGGCCACAGCGCCTTCGCTCCAGAATTCCTACAAGGGGACCGAGGCAAGGTCAGGAGCGAGCTGCAGGCTCGCCTCGACGACCTGTGGGAAGACATCAACTACAGCCTTCGCGACCATAGTCCTGGCCATCTGGGGGAGCCCTGAGAGTCTACTTGTCCACGTCCCAGATTCTTGTCTGGGGAGCCCAAGATCTGAACCTCTAACATAGCTATGTCCTTGACAGTGGCCTGTTGGGCAGAGGGTGGAGGGCCCTGCACAGGATAGCTGAGGTCACCCAAAGGGCTGTTGTCCTAGGCCATCCAGCCACCTGCAATTCCCCCGTCCGGATGCATTACATTCACCAGGCTTTGCAAACCCAGCTTCCCGTGCTCATTTGGGAATCCTCCTGAGTTGCTCCATTCTGGGGTGGCGGGAGAGGGCGGGAAGGAGGCACTGTCATTATGTGCAAGCCTGTTGCCATGGTGCTGGAAGCCCGTGCCTCTTCTTCCCAGGGCCAGGCTCTGATCACTTCTGGCCACCTGGTGGCCACTGCTAGAGCTGGTCCACGGAGAGGAGCTCTTTTCTCCCCAGGTCTGCCATGACAGCTTCTGttgggggaagagaagggagaaagagcaGAAAATATGATGAAGAGAACAtgtgatggtgtgtgtgtatatatccctGCTGGCTGATGCCGGTGCGGACAAATGGTGTGGGTCGTGATGGGAGGGAGCAGAGCCTGGATTTCCTTACATAACACTACATCTAAACAGCTGACTGAGCCCTCCAATCTGTGAGGGCTACTTAAAACTCTCTGGGGAGCCTACTGTGTGCCCTCCCCATCTCTGGCCCCTCCCTCCCGACTCCCAGGCGCAAGTCTAGATTTCTGACACAAATGAAATAGATGCTTATGATGGAAGCTTATTTGCCTGGTGTGACTCTCATTTGGACTACGTCTGAAAGCAGTGGCCTCACCACTATCCCCAAAGCACACCCATCACCCGCCTTCAATCCCTCGCTACTCTTTCTCATTGACCTCTTCCTAATCCAGTTGTATCGGAGGGGTGTTGCTCTGGCTGGGCTGACAGCTGTTTGTCACACCTGTGGTGTGCCTGGGTTAGAGACCCTTCCTCTGCACCTGCATTGTTCACCAGCCTGCTTACCACAGGACGGTGTGCATGAGGTATAGGCCCCTGAGGTGGCCTGTCTTCTTTGTCCCGGCTGTTCCAGATTTTgaatggcctcttttttttttttttttttcggtacgtggccctctcactgttgtggtctctcccgttgcggagcacaggctccggacacacaggttcagtggccatggctcacggacccagccgctccgcggcatgtgggatcttcccggactggggcacaaatccgtgtcccctgcatcggcaggcggactctcaaccactgcgccaccagggaagcccctgaatggcCTCTTTTTTGACTGTCCCTCTTTTTATGACTGACCCTCTTCTTGGACCCTCAAACTCATACCCCCACACCCATTCCCCATGTACATATTCACTTGGGGGCAACCAAACTCCTCATAGCTCCCTGGAAAGTCTGAAATTGGGGGTGGCTGAAgtgaagggaagaggagagaggaaagggtaAACACACCCAGTCCAGTACCCTTAGAACATCCAGGGCAGCTCCCTTTCCTCCCGGCTTAGCCCACCCTGCACAGAGTTCTAACTGCCACACTCCCTCATAGCACAGACCCCATCTGAATCTGGCCTCATCATGCCTGCAGGCTGGATCTCTTCCATGACACCCTAGATTTAGCACCAGAAGTGGGAGAAAGGTGCCCAGGGAGAGGAGGTGCTGGAAAGGAAAGTTTACCCCCCAAAGAGgtgtttttgttggtggtggttagGAGATCAGGAGGGGTGAGTCAGCTGGGGTTGGATATGGTGGGGATGAG contains:
- the APOA5 gene encoding apolipoprotein A-V; this translates as MTSVAAVLTWALALLSVLSITQARKGFWDYFSQSSTDKGRVEQIQQQKLAREPTSLKDSLEPDVSNMNFLEKLGPLNGQGREPPGLPHDPVGMRQQLQEELEEVRERLEPYMAEVHERVGWHLEGLRRQLQPYTVELMEQVALRVQELQEQLRVVGEGTKAQLLGGVEEARSLLQELQDRVANHTGRVKALFHPYAERLVTGIGHHVQELHRSVAPHAAASPARLSRCVQVLSRKLTLKAKALHTRIQQNLDQLREELSVFAGAGADGAEEEAQPDPQVLSQEVRQRLQAFRHDTFLQIAAFTHAIDQETKQIQQQLAPPPPGHSAFAPEFLQGDRGKVRSELQARLDDLWEDINYSLRDHSPGHLGEP